From Dendropsophus ebraccatus isolate aDenEbr1 chromosome 10, aDenEbr1.pat, whole genome shotgun sequence:
tacagcaccacagagcactactacatcaccacagagcactactactacatcaccacagagcactactacatcaccacagagcactactacagcaccacagagcactactactacatcaccacagagcactactacatcaccacagagcactactacagcaccacagagcactactacatcaccacagagcactactactacatcaccacagagcactactactacatcaccacagagcactactacagCACCACAGAGcattactactacatcaccacagagcactactacatcaccacagagcactactacagcaccacagagcactactacatcaccacagagcactactacagcaccagagagcactactacagcaccaccacagagcactactactacatcaccacagagcactgctactacatcaccacagagcaataCTGCATCACAATTGGGCACTACTACATAACCACAGAACACTACTACTGCATCACCATTGAGCGCTTCTACTACATCACCATTGAGCACTATTACTACATCATCACAGAGCACTACTACAGCTCCACAGAGCACTATTACTACAGCACCACAGagcactgctacattaccacagagcactactactacagcaccacagagcactactactactgcaccacagagcactactactagagcaccacagagcactactactacatcaccaccacagagcactactacatcACTACAGAGCACTACAACTGCAGCACTACTACAGCGCCACAGAGCACTGCTACTACAGCGCCACAGAGCACTGCTACTACagcaccacagagcactactactacatcaccacagagcactactactactgcaccacagagcactactactacagcaccacagagcactactactacagcaccacagagcactactactagagcaccacagagcactactactacatcaccaccaccacagagcactactacatcACTACAGAGCACTACAactacaccaccaccacagagcactactacatcaccacagagcactacaactacaccaccaccacagagcactactacatcaccacagagcactacaactacaccaccaccaccaccaccacagagcactactatatcaccacagagcactacaactacaccaccaccaccacagagcactactacatcaccacagagcacttCTACAGCACCACAGACCactacatcaccacagagcactactacagTACCACAGAACACTACTACATCCCCACAGAGAACTAttacatcaccacagagcactactactacatcaccaccacagagcactactacagTACCACAGAGCACTgctactacatcaccacagagcactactactacatcaccaccacagagcactactacagtaccacagagcactactactacagcaccacagagcactactactacatcaccacagagcactactactacagcaccaCAGAGCACTGCTACTACagcaccacagagcactactactacatcaccacagagcactactactacagcaccacagagcactgctactactacaactactactacagcaccaccaccacagagcactactactacagcaccacagagcactactacgacatcaccacagagcactactactacagcaccaCAGAGCACTGCTACTACATCAccaccacagagcactactacagcaccacagagcactactacatcaccacagagcactactactacagcaccacagagcactgctactactactactaaactactactacagcaccaccaccagagagcactactactacagcaccacagagcactactactactactactactactacaactactacagcagcaccacagagcactactactactactacaactactacagcagcaccacagagcactactactactatagctACGATAGGAAATGACTACTACAGGGTTATAGTGTCCTGTACATTATTTTGCAGTAATACTCACCCCACCAATTCCCTGCCGCCCCCATGTCCCCACCTCTCTGGCCCCCCTATACGCTCTGTTTCATGGGATCCATGATTCACCAGCCATAGTGCTGACACATCCACACCAGTGGGGTCACCGCTGCGGCCAgtcattagggtcctattccacgggccgagcagggcccgatcaacgatgtaaaagagcggcgatctgctagatcgccgctcgtttactgggcctattccacggcccgatgatcgttgagcgagggctgcaaggacatcgttcccgatgtccttgcagcccttgcagcatcatacattacctggctgcagggcttgtccttcgctccgtctcctccccgggtcccgcgcgctctatcttctgaatggccggtcagctgacaggccacactcagccaatcacaggccgcggcggtcccggcctgtgattggctgagcgctccatcagctgaccggccattcagaagatagagcgcgcgggacccggggatgaagacagggcagagaagaagccctgcagccaggtaatgtatgatgatgctgctgctgtttcttctcaaatcgtcggtcaaccgtagcgatgcgtggtgggggaacgatgattttaggtctggccctaaatgaacgatcagccgatgacacgatcaggccgccacggcctgtgattggctgagcggcctatcagctgacaggctgctgtgaagctagagcgtgtgcgggaccccgggagaagcggacggcaggagcagccctagaacgtggatgggtaatgtatatcgttagtcagtggcggtctttggcaccaagcaccccaagcgatcgcttggggcccccaacatccaggggggcccccatgccccgctcttgtgctcaagactgctggacagggccgctgccccgctcgctgctgccatctgaactgtaactatgagcactcgtaatgagagctcatagttacatgcagcagcactgacagggcgggagacattggcccccttcctgtcagtcactcttgtggccgcaggaagtgttttccctatggtcacaagtggcagctttgtccttgtggtaccggcacacaggggggctatagactactggggattcacagaggggtctatatactactgggggcagcacacagggggtctatatactacttggggcagcagaatggggtctatatacaacttggagagcacacaggaggtctatatccaagtgggggagcacacagggggggctatatactactgggggagcacataggggtctatatactactggtggggcacacagggggtctatatactactgggggaacatacagggggtctatatactacttgtgaggcacacaggtggtctatatataactagggggagcacacaggggtctgtataccactggggcagcacacaggggtctatatctaagtgggggagcacacaggggggctaaatacccgagggagcagacagggggcctatattctagtgggggagcacacagggggtatatacaactgggggcagcacacagggggtctatatacaactggggcagcacacaggaggtctatatacttctgggggaacacataggggtctatatactactgggggaagcaaacaaagggtatatactactgggggcaggacacaaggggtatatgttACAGgcggtagcacacagggggtatatactactgggggcaacacacagcggtctattgttttggaacgcgtgtcgaggggggggccccagacataacttcgcttggggccccagaaatgccaagaccgcccctgtcgttagtcgccggccacgcaccgctattacacgcagcggtgcgcggtcggcgcctgacgaaaatagggtctaacctatatcaacgatcagccgatgatcgttgtcatcggctgatcgttgcatttattacacggagcgataatcagccaaatcgggcgaattcggccgattatcgttccgtgtaatagtacccttactgtttTTGTTATTTGATACAATATAATGATCAGATGTTTGCAAATCGGATCGCTGATGTTTGCTGAAATACACACAGAATAAGATAGgatagagatagatagtagatagatagatagatagatagatagatagatagatagatagataggagatagatacatagataggagatagataggagatagatagatagatagatagatagatagatagatagatagatagatagatggatagatggataggagatagatagatagatagatagataggagatagatagatagatagatagatagatagatagatagatagatagatagatagataggagaaagatagataggagatagatagatagatagatagatagatagatagatagatagatagatacgtgaTCTCGCCGGCTATtgtagtactacaagtcccatcattgCTCTCAGTCTTGCGGTGGTAGTGACGGATTCTGCCCTCATTGGTCACTGGGACAGTCCACACTGGTGCTGCGGGGAGGGGCGGGTGGTCTCCTCCGGAGCAGATGATCTCTGACAGCTTCTCCTTGGTAACTTTGGAGCAACCTTTCAGCTTTGTCACCGTCTCCTCGGCTCCTCCCAGGGGTTGTCTCACTACCTGGGGACAGGTGCAGGGAGCACCGGCTGCACACATACCTAGATCTCCTGCCTGCGGGGTCCtgctctcctccaggatgtcCTATCCAGGCTCCTCTCCTGGAGACCCCCAGCCCCCTCTATGGATGATCACTGGATCCCATTCCTGGGGGGGATCTGGGAAGCTGGACGCTCTCCAGGCAGCTGACAGGCACAGGAAGTCTCCCTTTGCTGAGGAGTGGATCCCTGACGGTCATCTGGCCACCTTATCCCTGGAGACTTCCAATGTGGAAACCATTGATCTAGAAGACCACCCATCTCTCGATGAGACGCCTGGGAGGATTGACGTGCAACAGGGACCCGTAGACTACTCAGTGTCAGACAGCTGCAGGGTCCATGGGCAGGAGCTCAGCCTCTTCTGCTACCAGGAACACAAGCTGATCTGTGCCCAGTGCAAATCCCTGGGCACCTGCCAAAGCCACAGGACCAAGCCAGTGGAGGAGAGGGCATCTCAGATCCGGGTGAGTGGTGCCCCTGTCCCTGCTGCATTGCAGAGCTCTGCCCCTCTATAGGCTGGTGCCACCCTGCAGTGCAGGGAGCTGGCGGCTAGTGAAGGGTTAATGCTGGAGCACCCTTGTATGGAGGCAGGAGGGGGggtatgctgctgctgcggcggagGTGGTGGCTAGTGAAGGGTTAATGCTGGAGCACCTTTGTATGGAGGCAGGAGGGGGggtatgctgctgctgcggcggagGTGGCGGCTAGTGAAGGGTTAATGCTGGAGCACCCTTGTATGGAGGCAGGAGGGggggtatgctgctgctgctgcggaggAGGTGGCGGCTAGTGAAGGGTTAATGCTGGAGTACCCTTGTATGGAGGCAGGAGGGGGggtatgctgctgctgcggcggagGTGGCGGCTAGTGAAGGGTTAATGCTGGAGCACCCTTGTATGGAGGCAGGAAGGggggtatgctgctgctgctgcggcggagGTGGTGGCTAGTGAAGGGTTAATGCTGGAGCACCCTTGTATGGAGGCAGGAGGGGGGggtatgctgctgctgcggcggagGTGGCGGCTAGTGAAGGGTTAATGCTGGAGCACCCTTGTATGGAGGCAGGAAGGggggtatgctgctgctgctgcggcggagGTGGTGGCTAGTGAAGGGTTAATGCTGGAGCACCCTTGTATGGAGGCAGGAGGGGGggtatgctgctgctgcggcggagGTGGCGGCACAGACCTGACTCATTGCAGCACAAGCAGAGATTGTAGAGAGatctcttcttattattattcatCACCTTGCAGCTGTGCCAGGCAATCGGATCCTACCCGCCTGGCGGTGCCCGTGCCTGCTGGAGGGGCCATATGGGGGTATTCTGGGCGATCCCTTCAGATTTATCCGTTCCCCTAGAAAGCTGGGTGGCGTCCAACATGGAGCTGACACCCAGCCCTTCCAATATGGTTGGCAGCTTTTACAGAATGCTGCGTGTTAAGGCAGCTGGAGTGCGGCCTCACTTCATACCTGGGCAGATGTGCCCTTCAGggctctaggaaagctgggtgctgGCATGAAAACAAGAATGGGAAGGAGAGCCAGTGATTTTTCCCTCTTGAATCATAGTGGAGCTTCCTGGGTGCACGCCCCGGTGACACGAGCGGCGCACGCCTCTGACTGAGCCGCTCCCCGCACGGTTTGTGGTggtgtaaggctgcgttcacacgtgtAGGATAATGGGATAAATAGCTATTCTCCCTATTACGCTATTAGACAAAATGATTATCAAACATACTTAGCTGATTACCGGCCGTtgcagccaataatcgcttggtgtaataggacatgttaaaggggtagttcacaaaaaaaattctttcaaatcaactaatgccCGAAAGTGCAGGTttatagtttacttctattaaaaaaaatctccagtcttccagtacttatcagctgctgtatgttttgctggaagtgatgtattttttccagccttacacagtgctctctgctgccacctctgtccatgtcaggaactgtccagagcaggagaggttttctatggggatttgctgctgctctggacagttcctgacatggacagaggtggcagcagagagcactgtgtaaggctggaaaaaatacaccacttcctgcaagacatacatcagctgataagtactggaagacttaagactttcaaatagaaatatattacaaatctatataactttctgacaccagttgatttgaaagaaaaaaaaatgttgctggagtacccctttaaacccccaaATACTTCACCAGCCAGGAGCTATAGAGATGGCAAACGGGCAGAAATAGGTAACAAATGTTCCCACAggaccccataacactgacagccccataacagtgccccataacactgacatccccataacagtgccccataacactgacctccccataacactgacagccccataacactgacagccccataacactgaccgccccataacagtgccccataacactgaccgccccataacagtgccccataacactgacctccccataacagtgcccccatatcactgACAGCCCATAACAGGCCCCATAACACTGacctccccataacagtgcccccatatcactgACAGCCCATAACAGGCCCCATAACACTGacctccccataacagtgccccataacactgacagcccataacaggccccataacactgacagcccataacagtgccccataacactgacagcccataacagtgccccataacactgacctccccataacagtgcccccataacactgacagcccataacagtgccccataacactgacagcccataacagtgccccatatcactgacagccccataacagtgccccataacactgaccgccccataacagtgccccataacactgacagccccataacagtgccccataacactgacagccccataacagtgccccataacactgacctccccataacagtgccccataacactgacagccccataacagtgccccataaGACTGACAGCCCCATAACAATGCCCCATAACACTGacctccccataacagtgcccccatatcactgACAGCCCATAACAGTCCCCATAAGACTGAcagccccataacagtgccccatatCACTGACAGCCCATAACaggccccataacagtgccccataaGACTGAcagccccataacagtgccccataaGACTGAcagccccataacagtgccccataacactgacagccccataacagtgccccataacactgacctccccataacagtgcccccatatcactgACAGCCCATAACaggccccataacactgacagcccataacagtgccccataacactgacctccccataacagtgccccataacactgacagcccataacagtgccccataacactgacagccccatcacagtgccccataacactgacagcccataacagtgcccccatatcactgACAGCCCATAACaggccccataacactgacagcccataacagtgccccataaGACTGACAGCCCCATAACAATGCCCCATAACACTGacctccccataacagtgcccccatatcactgACAGCCCATAACaggccccataacactgacagcccATAACAGTCCCCATAAGACTGAcagccccataacagtgccccatatCACTGACAGCCCATAACaggccccataacagtgccccataaGACTGAcagccccataacagtgccccataaGACTGAcagccccataacagtgccccataacactgacagccccataacagtgccccataacactgacctccccataacagtgcccccatattacTGACAGCCCATAACaggccccataacactgacagcccataacagtgccccataacactgtcctccccataacagtgcccccatatcactgACAGCCCATAACaggccccataacactgacagcccataacagtgccccataacactgacctccccataacagtgccccataacactgacagcccataacagtgccccataaGACTGAcagccccataacagtgcccccatatcactgacagcccataacagtgcccccatatcactgACAGCCCATAACaggccccataacactgacagcccataacagtgccccataacactgtcctccccataacagtgcccccatatcactgACAGCCCATAACaggccccataacactgacagcccataacagtgccccataacactgacctccccataacagtgccccataacactgacagcccataacagtgccccataaGACTGAcagccccataacagtgcccccatatcactgACAGCCCATAACaggccccataacactgacagcccataacaggccccataacactgacagcccataacagtgccccataaGACTGAcagccccataacactgacagcctcatagcagtgcccccataacactgacagccccataacactgacagctTCTATCTACTATCATTAGCATCCTGATAATAGGGAAGAACTCGAGAATTCTTAGGTGAAGGTGACAATCATAGTCAGGTATCCACAGGCTGTTGTCGGACCCCCCGTAAGCAGCAGCAGTGTTAGGGGTCTCCATGGGAATATGACATCTCACGTTTCTTTTGTTTCCAGCAGTGTCACTTTTTTCGGCcgatagcagaatacgccggcccatagaatggtgtttatagagccggcggaaaggcgcgcgaccGTGAGCGCGGACATACtgtggaattccgcggacattatccgggagaattccttagtatgaacccaccctaagaattgacatgtcaattctttgggtggaaacgGGGATTCCGCGCAGAATTCTGGACAGAAAtgtactctgtgtgcacgggcagtcagaaatcccattgttctctatggaaaggagcaatgttgcatttacacgggcagaTATCcgcaagaattgctcagtgtgcatcaACCCTTAGTGCAGACGATTCCGTCTGTCTTGGCTAATACCTGTGCTAACTATAAAGGCAAGTCAATAGAAATGTCCCTGGGACACAGCAGTtattaaaagggaactctggcaatatttttttcctttaaaatcaactggtttcagaaagttatagagatttgtaatttacttctatttaagaatctccagccttacagtacttatcagctgctgtatgtcctgcagaaagtggtgtattctttccagtctgatacagtgctctctgctgccacctctgtccatgtcaggaactgtccagagtaggagaggttttcttgttCAATATTTTTATTGAGAATTTTTTAAGATTTAACAGTGGATGTTACACAACATGTTTAGAAACATTGCTCTAATAATTTTTTAGGAAAgtacagaggttttctatggggatttgctgctgctctggacagttcctgacatggacagaggtggcagcagagagcactgtatcaggctggaaagaatatgccacttcctgcaggacatacagcagtggataagtaatgtaaggctggagatgtttaaatagaaataatttacaaatctgtataacattatcccaccagttgatctgaaagaaaaataaaatcccaCCCCTTTAAGGTGGAACTCCCCTTTAAACACTCAGGATGACTCCAGCTGGAGTACAGAGCTGGATCTCAGATAACGTCCAGTCGGAGACAGATCCATGTCCGGGCCTATAATTGTGGCGGCCCACAACAACAATGCCACATTCTCTGCATCTGGGAGGCGCACAATGGACTCTTTGTGCCCGGCCTGAATTCCTGGCTCCTTGGCTTCAGAGCAGGGAACACCTTGGGAGTTGGGTTACTAACCACGACGTGTGGTGACAACTCAGGGGGATCGGTTTCATGTAGGGACCATAGAGTAATCCAAGGCTCAGACGCATCATAGGCCGGGCTGGTTGGATGTATCAGTAATCTATTGTCTGTAACCAAAGGTCTCATCCTTAAAGGAGCACTCCGGGGCAAACTGATCCCATAAACATGGCAGTGAATGAGCAGCCTGTATCCATTAAGTCTGGAGGTAAACAAGCATgttcctattcactgacagcaagcagtgaAAGGGTTAACCCCAGCAGAGCGCTCTTCTCTATCGATCCCACCATTATGTGACTTTACTAATGAAATGCTTCTCCCTCAGAACAAGATAGTGGATCAGTGTGAGAAGCTGCAGCTACAAACAGCGGGGATCGAGAAGTATCTCGCCGAGGCGCTGCCAGCCAAGATCCCACAAGTGGCGGTAATTATAGCCTGCTCCTTAGAGGGCATCTCAAGGCCTTGTTACCCTCTGCTTATGCTGTGTCATATGGAGGGCAGTGTCACAGTGAGTGACAGTCAGGCCAGTATGGAGCAACATGGAGGGGATGGTGCTGCCTACAACTGCATTACAGGATAGAAAGCGATCAATATCACATAAAGGGAATTAGAAATAGTTCCTATCGTGACAGCACCATATACCATCctgtatactgcagagctgcactcactattctgctgaaggggtcactgtgtacatacattagtcatacctcccaactgtcccggatttagcgggacagtcccgagtagtgatcctgtactgatcctgagttacataatgtatactgcagagctgcattcactattctgctggtgaggtcactgtgtacatacaggatACATTATGATGCGTTTTGCATGTTACATGTGTTACAGAGCACGGCCAGAAGCGCCCGGGAGCTGATCATCCAGCGACTGAACTTTATCCGCAATGTGTGTGACAATGAAGAGCAGCGACTCCTGGAGGAGATCCACGCGGAGGAGGAGCGGGCCCAGCAGGGGATCCTCACCCAGAGAGCCCACTGGACCGAGTCCACCAAGAAGCTGTCCGGTATCAGGAACTACCTGGTGGACATGCTGACCAAGATGGACGACCTCAACCTCATTgtaagttaggctatgttcacatgtggtaaaacactggccgttccgtgacc
This genomic window contains:
- the BSPRY gene encoding B box and SPRY domain-containing protein isoform X1; the protein is MSYPGSSPGDPQPPLWMITGSHSWGGSGKLDALQAADRHRKSPFAEEWIPDGHLATLSLETSNVETIDLEDHPSLDETPGRIDVQQGPVDYSVSDSCRVHGQELSLFCYQEHKLICAQCKSLGTCQSHRTKPVEERASQIRNKIVDQCEKLQLQTAGIEKYLAEALPAKIPQVASTARSARELIIQRLNFIRNVCDNEEQRLLEEIHAEEERAQQGILTQRAHWTESTKKLSGIRNYLVDMLTKMDDLNLIVSENKMEDRTEEAEGILEPKESEKLNFNMNCCQSPLLNRLWALSVLCCTTACENLTFDERTLSPLLAISDNSLKFLPKKAKDYPDGPERFDHWPNCLAAESFQKGIHMWKVNVETCCAYKLGITYRSIARKGSGNDARLGYNPVSWIFSRYDKDFRFSYDSKHELVELLKSPKQLGILVDMEAGELIFFDPSSCVILYSHQTRFSAPVSPVFAVADDCIKLEK